One genomic window of Mucilaginibacter sp. SJ includes the following:
- a CDS encoding carboxylesterase family protein — MLSLLLAFSFLAKSQNLTSFDRGSFIFKVDTLPYRILFPKHFNPGQKYPLLFVLHGSGERGNNNESQLAYGAQRFLQDSCRELYESIVVFPQCPAKSYWSNVKQVTDSATNKRKFIFQENAPPTMAMIMLMGLVDQFLDKPFVDKHKVYVGGLSMGGMGTFEIIGREPRIFAAAFAICGGDNTLNAKKYAKKVPLWIFHGNNDPVVPADHSRVMVDAIKEAGGKPRFTLYPGVGHNSWDNAFNEPDLLHWLFSHSK; from the coding sequence ATGCTAAGCTTACTCTTAGCATTCTCTTTTTTAGCCAAGTCCCAAAATTTGACCTCGTTTGACAGGGGTAGCTTTATTTTTAAAGTAGACACACTACCATACCGAATTTTATTTCCGAAGCATTTTAATCCGGGTCAAAAGTACCCTTTATTGTTTGTATTACACGGTTCGGGCGAGCGGGGAAACAATAATGAATCGCAACTGGCTTATGGGGCACAACGGTTCTTACAGGACAGCTGCAGGGAGTTATACGAGTCTATCGTTGTTTTTCCGCAATGCCCGGCAAAAAGTTATTGGAGCAATGTAAAGCAGGTTACCGATTCGGCGACCAATAAACGCAAATTTATTTTCCAGGAAAATGCGCCGCCAACAATGGCGATGATCATGCTGATGGGATTGGTTGACCAGTTTTTAGATAAGCCATTTGTTGATAAGCACAAAGTTTATGTGGGAGGCCTTAGCATGGGTGGTATGGGTACCTTCGAGATCATTGGCCGCGAGCCCAGGATATTTGCCGCAGCTTTCGCTATCTGCGGAGGCGATAATACGCTGAACGCGAAGAAATACGCCAAAAAAGTTCCGCTCTGGATTTTTCACGGTAATAATGACCCGGTAGTACCTGCCGATCATTCGCGGGTAATGGTTGATGCTATTAAAGAGGCGGGAGGCAAGCCACGGTTTACTTTATATCCAGGTGTAGGACACAATAGTTGGGACAATGCGTTCAATGAGCCTGATCTGTTGCATTGGTTGTTTTCGCATAGTAAGTAG
- a CDS encoding DUF2442 domain-containing protein has protein sequence MPLFNTRKGEKKVRVTFANGLLFVETDGGKPQAFPLEWFPQLLNATDEEREDWSQTEKGIRFNKLGVDVTL, from the coding sequence ATGCCACTATTCAACACACGTAAAGGAGAAAAAAAAGTAAGGGTTACCTTTGCTAACGGCCTTCTTTTTGTGGAAACTGATGGTGGCAAGCCGCAGGCTTTCCCGTTGGAATGGTTTCCACAGTTATTAAACGCTACCGATGAGGAACGTGAAGACTGGAGCCAAACCGAAAAAGGCATCCGTTTTAACAAGCTGGGTGTGGATGTAACGCTATAA
- a CDS encoding YebC/PmpR family DNA-binding transcriptional regulator, whose translation MGRAFEFRKERKFKRWAKMAVQFTRLGKEIVMAVKAGGGDVNTNSRLRTAVQNAKAVNMPKDRVEAAIKRASSRDEKDYEELVYEGYAPYGVAVLVETATDNTNRTVANVRSYFTKYGGSLGKTGSLDFIFTRKSVFTFEPGDRDLEELELELIDAGLEEIFVEADENGNDIAVIHTAFEDFGKMQKALEEMGIEVKSAKLERIPQSFHTVSEDQVPEIMKLIDRLEEDDDVQAVYHNMAE comes from the coding sequence ATGGGAAGAGCATTTGAATTCCGCAAAGAAAGAAAGTTTAAGCGCTGGGCCAAAATGGCAGTGCAGTTTACCCGTTTAGGTAAGGAAATTGTAATGGCTGTAAAAGCCGGCGGCGGCGATGTTAACACCAACTCACGCTTACGTACCGCGGTACAAAACGCCAAGGCTGTAAACATGCCTAAAGACCGTGTTGAAGCCGCCATTAAACGCGCCAGCAGCCGCGACGAAAAAGATTATGAAGAGCTTGTTTACGAAGGTTACGCACCTTATGGTGTTGCTGTGTTGGTTGAAACCGCTACAGATAATACAAATCGTACCGTAGCTAACGTGCGCAGCTACTTTACCAAATATGGAGGTTCCTTAGGTAAAACTGGATCTCTTGATTTTATCTTCACCCGTAAATCAGTTTTTACTTTTGAACCGGGCGACCGCGACCTGGAAGAGCTTGAACTTGAATTGATAGACGCAGGGTTGGAAGAAATATTTGTTGAAGCCGATGAAAATGGCAACGATATTGCGGTAATCCATACAGCTTTTGAAGATTTTGGTAAAATGCAGAAAGCGTTGGAAGAAATGGGTATCGAAGTAAAATCGGCCAAACTGGAACGCATTCCGCAATCATTCCACACTGTCAGCGAAGATCAGGTGCCTGAAATTATGAAACTGATTGACCGTTTGGAAGAAGACGACGACGTGCAGGCTGTTTACCATAATATGGCGGAATAA
- a CDS encoding NAD-dependent epimerase/dehydratase family protein translates to MSEKILVIGANGQIGTELVMALRNIHGADAVVASDINSPTYAMRGSSGPFELINVLDKDNLHHIFDKHRPTQVYLLAAILSAVGEQKPKMAWDLNMTGLLHVLDFAVEFKVSKVFWPSSIAVFGPHSPQHNTPQYCVMDPNTVYGFSKLAGERWCEYYFNKYGLDVRSIRYPGLIGWKANPGGGTTDYAVHIFHQALKTGSYESFLAEGTALPMMYMDDAIRATISLMDAPAEHISIRSSYNLAGISFTPEQLAAEIKKLIPKFEISYSNNDPRQAIANSWPKSIDDSYAQNDWGWKLEYDLPKMVADMLTNLKTII, encoded by the coding sequence ATGAGCGAAAAGATCTTAGTGATAGGCGCCAATGGCCAGATCGGCACCGAACTGGTAATGGCTTTGAGAAATATACACGGGGCCGATGCAGTTGTAGCTTCGGATATTAATAGCCCCACCTATGCTATGCGTGGTAGCAGCGGACCATTTGAATTGATCAATGTACTTGATAAAGACAACCTGCACCACATATTTGATAAACACCGTCCCACGCAGGTTTACTTGCTGGCGGCCATTCTTTCGGCAGTAGGCGAGCAAAAACCCAAAATGGCCTGGGACCTGAATATGACCGGTTTGCTGCATGTGCTTGATTTTGCGGTTGAGTTTAAAGTAAGTAAAGTTTTTTGGCCAAGTTCTATAGCGGTTTTCGGGCCGCATTCACCACAGCATAACACGCCGCAGTATTGCGTGATGGACCCTAACACGGTTTATGGTTTTAGTAAATTGGCCGGCGAGCGCTGGTGCGAATACTATTTTAATAAATACGGTCTTGATGTGCGCAGCATCCGCTATCCTGGCTTAATAGGCTGGAAAGCTAACCCCGGCGGCGGCACTACCGATTATGCCGTACATATATTTCATCAGGCATTAAAAACCGGAAGCTATGAAAGTTTCCTTGCTGAAGGTACCGCCCTACCCATGATGTACATGGACGATGCCATCAGGGCTACCATTAGTTTAATGGATGCACCTGCCGAACATATCAGTATCCGCTCATCATATAACCTGGCTGGCATTAGCTTTACACCCGAGCAACTGGCAGCAGAGATCAAAAAACTGATCCCTAAATTTGAAATCAGTTACAGTAATAACGATCCGCGACAAGCCATCGCCAATAGCTGGCCAAAGTCAATAGACGACAGCTACGCGCAAAACGACTGGGGCTGGAAACTGGAATATGACTTACCAAAAATGGTGGCCGACATGTTGACCAATTTGAAAACGATAATTTAA
- a CDS encoding aspartate-semialdehyde dehydrogenase, which yields MKVAVVGATGLVGTKMLQVLAERNFPVTELIPVASEKSIGKEITFKGKQFKVVSVEDAIKMKPDVAIFSAGGSTSLQQAPLFAAAGTTVIDNSSAWRMDPTKKLVVPEVNADVLTAEDKIIANPNCSTIQMVVALKPLHDKYKIKRVVVSTYQSVTGTGVKAVDQLFNERKGIDGPKVYPYTIDLNVIPQIDVFTENGYTKEEMKMILETKKIMGDDSIKVTATTVRIPVMGGHSESVNIEFANDFDLAEVRELLANAPGIVVVDDTANLKYPMPLDAHDKDEVFVGRIRRDETQDNTLNCWIVSDNLRKGAATNAVQIAEYLAAQHLIGQPVEA from the coding sequence ATGAAAGTCGCAGTAGTAGGTGCTACAGGATTAGTAGGCACCAAAATGTTGCAGGTTCTTGCAGAACGCAACTTCCCCGTTACAGAATTAATTCCCGTAGCTTCAGAAAAAAGTATTGGTAAAGAAATTACTTTTAAGGGTAAGCAGTTTAAGGTAGTTTCTGTTGAGGATGCGATTAAGATGAAGCCGGACGTAGCAATTTTCTCGGCCGGCGGAAGCACTTCATTACAGCAGGCTCCTTTATTTGCAGCTGCTGGTACAACTGTTATTGATAACTCATCGGCATGGCGTATGGACCCAACTAAAAAACTGGTTGTGCCTGAAGTAAACGCTGATGTACTTACCGCCGAAGATAAGATCATCGCCAATCCTAATTGCTCAACCATACAAATGGTGGTGGCTTTAAAACCACTGCACGATAAATATAAAATTAAAAGGGTAGTAGTTTCAACCTACCAGTCGGTTACCGGTACTGGTGTTAAAGCTGTTGATCAGTTGTTTAACGAGCGTAAAGGTATCGACGGACCGAAAGTTTACCCTTATACTATAGACTTAAACGTGATTCCGCAGATTGATGTATTTACCGAAAACGGTTATACTAAAGAGGAAATGAAAATGATCCTCGAAACTAAAAAGATCATGGGAGATGACAGCATCAAAGTAACTGCTACAACAGTGCGCATCCCGGTTATGGGTGGCCACTCGGAGTCGGTTAACATTGAGTTTGCAAATGATTTTGATCTGGCCGAAGTTCGTGAGCTGTTGGCTAATGCGCCGGGTATTGTGGTGGTTGATGATACTGCTAACCTGAAATACCCTATGCCGCTCGACGCGCATGATAAAGATGAGGTATTTGTAGGCCGCATCCGTCGTGACGAAACCCAGGACAATACGTTGAACTGCTGGATTGTATCTGACAACCTGCGTAAAGGTGCAGCTACTAATGCCGTACAAATTGCAGAGTACCTTGCTGCTCAGCACTTGATTGGCCAGCCGGTTGAGGCGTAA
- a CDS encoding 2-oxoisovalerate dehydrogenase — MNEIFFLVEEAIEGGYNARAIGESIFTEGETLDELKINIRDAVHCHFDEDKLPKIIRLHLVKEEVITV; from the coding sequence ATGAACGAAATATTTTTCCTTGTTGAAGAAGCGATAGAGGGCGGTTATAACGCGAGGGCAATCGGCGAGTCGATTTTTACAGAAGGAGAGACTTTAGATGAGCTTAAGATAAATATCCGTGATGCGGTTCATTGTCATTTTGATGAGGATAAGCTTCCTAAAATCATTCGGCTCCATTTGGTTAAGGAGGAAGTGATAACCGTTTAA
- a CDS encoding type II toxin-antitoxin system HicA family toxin, with amino-acid sequence MSPRAPRDVSGKDLIKVLLKYGYEVIRQTGSHIRLSITFNDGVKNITIPNHDPIKLGALMAIINDVAEQLKINKEDIINKL; translated from the coding sequence ATGTCTCCAAGAGCTCCTCGCGATGTTTCAGGAAAAGATCTGATCAAAGTTTTATTGAAATATGGTTACGAGGTTATAAGACAAACCGGAAGCCATATCAGGTTATCGATAACGTTTAATGATGGCGTAAAGAATATTACCATCCCAAATCACGATCCTATAAAGTTAGGAGCACTTATGGCGATCATCAATGACGTTGCGGAACAGCTGAAAATTAATAAAGAAGATATTATCAATAAATTATAG